One genomic region from Schistocerca nitens isolate TAMUIC-IGC-003100 unplaced genomic scaffold, iqSchNite1.1 HiC_scaffold_114, whole genome shotgun sequence encodes:
- the LOC126218492 gene encoding uncharacterized protein LOC126218492, translating into AQEQVRRNRCGGTGAQEQLRRNRCAGTAAQEQLRRNSCAGTAAQKLLRRNCCAETAAQKQLRRNSCAGTAAQKLLRRNCCAETAAQKLLRRNSCAGTAAQEQLRRNSCAGTAAQEQLRRSSCAGTAAQEQLRRNSCAGTAAQKQLRRNSCAGTAAQEQLRRNSCAGTAAQKQLRRNSCAETAAQEQLRRNSCAGTAAQKLLRRNCCAETAAQKQLRRNSCAETAAQKQLRRNSFAETAAQKQLRRNSCAGTAAQKQLRRNSCAGTAAQEQLRRNSCAGTAAQKQLRRNSCAGTAAQEQLRRNSCAETAAQKQLRRNSCAGTAAQEQLRRNSCAGTAAQEQLRRNSCAGTAAQVQLRRNSCAGTAAQEQLRRNSCAGTAAQEQLRRSSCAGTAAQEQLRRNSCAGTAAQEQLRRSSCAGTAAQEQLRRNSCAETAAQKQLRGNSCAGTAAQEQLRRNSCAGTAAQEQLRRNCCAETAAQKQLRRNSCAGTAAQEQLRRNSCAGTAAQEQLRRNSCAGTAAQKQLRRNSCAETAAQEQLRRNNCAETTAQKQLRRNSCAETAAQKQLRRNSCAETAAQEQLRRNSCAETAAQKQLRRNSCAETAAQKQLRRNSCAETAAQKQLRRNSCAGTAAQKQLRRNSCAGTAAQEQLRRNRCAGTGAQEQVRRNRCAGTAAQEQVRRNSCAGTAVQEQLRRNSCAETAAQKLLRRNSCAGTAAQEQLRRNCCAETAAQKLLRRNCCAETAAQEQLRRNSCAGTAAQEQLRRNSCAETAAQKQLRRNSCAGTAAQEQLRRNSCAETAAQKLLRRNCCAETAAQKQLRRNSCAGTAAQEQLRRNSCAGTAAQEQLRRNSCAGTAAQKQLRRNSCAETSAQEQLRRNNCAETTAQKQLRRNSCAETASQKQLRRNSCAETAAQEQLRRNSCAETAAQKQLRRNSCAETAAQKQLRRNSCAETAAQKQLRRNSCAETAAQKQLRRNSCAETAAQEQLRRNSCAGAAAQEQLRRNSCAGTAAQEQLRRNRCAGTGAQEQVRRNRCAGTAAQEQVRRSRCAGTAAQEQLRRNSCAGTGAQEQVLRNRCAGTAAQKQLRRNSCAETAAQKQLRRNSCAETAAQKQLRRNSCAETAPQRQLRRDSCAETAAQRHLRSYSCAETAAQKQLRRNSCAETAAQKQLRRNSCAETAAQKQLRRNSCAETDAKKQLRRNSCAETAAQKQRRRNSGAETAAQEQLRRNSCAETAAQKQLRRNSCAETAAQKQLRRNRCGGTGAQEQLRRNRCAGTAAQEQLRRNSCAGTAAQKLLRRNCCAETAAQKQLRRNSCAGTAAQKLLRRNSCAGTAAQEQLRRNSGAETLYSLRLQERTSMFNVFWAVEHLRRSGCAGTAAQKRLRRSGCAEAAAQKRLRRNGCAEAAAQKRLRTSGCAQAAAQKRLRRSGCAEAPAQKRLRRSGCAEAAAQKRLRRSGCAEAAAQKRLRRSGCAEAAAQKRLRRSGCAEAAAQKRLRRNGCAETAAQKRLRRNGCAESAAQQRLRRSGCAEAAAQKRLRRSGCAEAAAQKRLRRNSCADAAAQKQLRRNSCAETAAQKQLRRSGCAEAAAQKRLRRSGCAEAAAQMQLRRNSCAETAAQKQLRRNNCAEAAAQKRLRRSGCAEAAAQKRLRRSGCAVAAARKRLRGSGCAETAARKRLRGSGCAEAAARKRLRGSGCAEAAARKRLRGSGCAEAAAQKRLRRSGCAEAAAQKRLRRNGCAETAAQKRLRRNGCAETAAQKRLRRNGCAEAAAQKRLRRSGCAEAAAQKQLRRSSCAEAAAQKQLRRSSCAEAAAQKQLRRNSCAGTAAQEQLRRNSCAGTAAQEQLRRNSCAGTAAQEQLRRNSCAGTAAQEQLRRNSCAETAALEQLRRNSCAGTAAQEQLRRNSCAETAAQEQLRRNSCAGTAAQEQLRRNCCAETAAQKLLRRNSCAGTAAQEQLRRNSCAGTAAQKQLRRNSCAGTAAQKQLRRNSCAETASQKQLRRNSCAETTAQKQLRRNSCAETAAQKQLRRNSCAGTAAQKQLRRNSCAETAAQKQLRRNSCAETAAQKQLRRNSCAETAAQKQLRRNSCAETAAQEQLRRNGCAETAAQKRLRRNGSAETAAQKRLRRSSCAEAAAQKQLRRSSCAEAAAQKQLRGSSCAEAAARKQLRRSSCAEAAAQKQLRRNSCAGTAAQEQLRRNSCAGTAAQEQLRRNSCAGTAAQEQLRRNSCAGTAAQEQLRRNSCAGTAAQKQLRRNSCAGTAAQEQLRRNSCAGTAAQEQLRRNSCAGTAAQEQLRRNRCAGTGAQEQVRRNRCAGTAAQEQVRRNSCAGTAAQEQLRRNSCAETAAQKLLRRNCCAETAAQEQLRRNSCAETAAQKLLRRNCCAETAAQEQLRRNSCAGTAAQEQLRRNSCAETAAQEQLRRNSCAGTAAQKLLRRNCCAETAAQKQLRRNSCAGTAAQEQLRRNSCAGTAAQEQLRRNSCAGTAAQKQLRRNSCAGTAAQKRLRRNGCAGTAAQKRLRRNGCAETAAQKRLRRNGCAETAAQKQLRRSSCAEAAAQKQLRRSSCAEAAAQKQLRRSSCAEAAAQKQLRRSSCAEAAAQKQLRRNSCAETAAQEQLRRNSCAGTAAQEQLRRNSCAGTAAQEQLRRNRCAGTAAQEQLRRNSCAGTAAQEQLRRNSSAETAAQKQPRRNSLAETAAQKQPRSNSRAATAAQQQPRRNSRAGTAAQEQPRRNSRAGTAAQEQLRRNSCAETAAQEQLRRNSCAETAAQKQLRRNSCAGTAAQKQLRRNSCAETAAQKQLRRNSCAETAAQEQLRRNSCAETAAQKQLRRNSFAETAAQKQLRRNSCAETAAQEQLRRNSCAETAAQKQLRRNSCAETAAQKQLRRNSCAETAAQKRLRRNSCAETASQKQLRRNSCAETAAQKQLRRNSCAETAAQKQLRRNSCAETAAQEQLRRNSCAGAAAQEQLCRSSCAGTAAQEQLRRNSCAGTAAQEQLRRNSCAGTGAQEQVRRNSCAGTAAQEQVRTNSCAGTGAQEQVRRNRCAGTAAQEQVRRNSCAGTAAQGQLRRNRCAGTGAQEQLRSNSCAETAAQKQPRRNSCAETAAQKQLRRNSCAETAAQKQLRRDSCAETAAQRQLRRDSCAETAAQKQLRRNSCAETAAQKQLRRNSCAETAAQKQLRRNSGAETLYSLRLQERTSMFNVFWAVEHLRGDGCAEAAARKRLRGNGCAETAARKRLRGNGCAGTAARERLRGNRCAGTGAREQVRGNSCAGTAAQEQVRRNRCAGTGAQVQVRRNRFAGTGAQEQLRRNSCAGTGAQEQLRRNSCAGTAAQEQLRRNSCAETAAQKQLRRNSRAETASQKHPRRNSRAESAAQKQPRRNSRAGTAAQEQLHRNSCAGTAAQEQLRRNSCAGTAAQEQLRRNSCAETAAQKHSIASGYRSVPPCSMFFGQLNM; encoded by the exons agaaacagctgcgcagaaacagctgcgcaggaacagctgcgcaggaacagctgcgcaggaacagctgcgcagaaactgctgcgcagaaactgctgcgcagaaacagctgcgcagaaacagctgcgcaggaacagctgcgcagaaacagctgcgcagaaacagctgcgcagaaacagcttcgcagaaacagctgcgcagaaacagctgcgcagaaacagctgcgcaggaacagctgcgcagaaacagctgcgcagaaacagctgcgcaggaacagctgcgcaggaacagctgcgcaggaacagctgcgcaggaacagctgcgcagaaacagctgcgcaggaacagctgcgcaggaacagctgcgcaggaacagctgcgcaggaacagctgcgcagaaacagctgcgcagaaacagctgcgcagaaacagctgcgcaggaacagctgcgcaggaacagctgcgcaggaacagctgcgcaggaacagctgcgcaggaacagctgcgcaggaacagctgcgcaggaacagctgcgcaggtacagctgcgcaggaacagctgcgcaggaacagctgcgcaggaacagctgcgcaggaacagctgcgcaggtacagctgcgcaggaacagttgcgcaggagcagctgcgcaggaacagctgcgcaggaacagctgcgcaggaacagctgcgcaggaacagctgcgcaggaacagctgcgcaggagcagctgtgcaggaacagctgcgcaggaacagctgcgcaggaacagctgcgcagaaacagctgcgcagaaacagctgcgcggaaacagctgcgcgggaacagctgcgcaggaacagctgcgcaggaacagctgcgcaggaacagctgcgcaggaacagctgcgcagaaactgctgcgcagaaactgctgcgcagaaacagctgcgcaggaacagctgcgcaggaacagctgcgcaggaacagctgcgcaggaacagctgcgcaggaacagctgcgcaggaacagctgcgcaggaacagctgcgctggaacagctgcgcagaaacagctgcgcaggaacagctgcgcagaaacagctgcgcaggaacagctgcgcagaaacaactgcgcagaaacaactgcgcagaaacagctgcgcagaaacagctgcgcagaaacagctgcgcagaaacagcttcgcagaaacagctgcgcagaaacagctgcgcaggaacagctgcgcagaaacagctgcgcagaaacagctgcgcagaaacagctgcgcagaaacagctgcgcagaaacagctgcgcagaaacagctgcgcagaaacagctgcgcagaaacagctgcgcagaaacagctgcgcagaaacagctgcgcaggaacagctgcgcagaaacagctgcgcaggaacagctgcgcaggaacagctgcgcaggaacagctgcgcaggaacaggtgcgcaggaacaggtgcgcaggaacaggtgcggaggaacaggtgcgcaggaacagctgcgcaggaacaggtgcgcaggaacagctgcgcaggaacagctgtgcaggaacagctgcgcaggaacagctgcgcagaaactgctgcgcagaaactgctgcgcagaaacagctgcgcaggaacagctgcgcaggaacagctgcgcagaaactgctgcgcagaaactgctgcgcagaaactgctgcgcagaaactgctgcgcagaaacagctgcgcaggaacagctgcgcaggaacagctgcgcaggaacagctgcgcaggaacagctgcgcaggaacagctgcgcagaaacagctgcgcagaaacagctgcgcaggaacagctgcgcaggaacagctgcgcaggaacagctgcgaaggaacagctgcgcagaaactgctgcgcagaaactgctgcgcagaaactgctgcgcagaaacagctgcgcagaaacagctgcgcaggaacagctgcgcaggaacagctgcgcaggaacagctgcgcaggaacagctgcgcaggaacagctgcgcaggaacagctgcgcaggaacagctgcgcaggaacagctgcgcagaaacagctgcgcaggaacagctgcgcagaaacatctgcgcaggaacagctgcgcagaaacaactgcgcagaaacaactgcgcagaaacagctgcgcagaaacagctgcgcagaaacagcttcgcagaaacagctgcgcagaaacagctgcgcagaaacagctgcgcaggaacagctgcgcaggaacagctgcgcagaaacagctgcgcagaaacagctgcgcaggaacagctgcgcagaaacagctgcgcagaaacagctgcgcaggaacagctgcgcagaaacagctgcgcagaaacagctgcgcagaaacagctgcgcagaaacagctgcgcagaaacagctgcgcagaaacagctgcgcagaaacagctgcgcaggaacagctgcgcagaaacagctgcgcaggagcagctgcgcaggaacagctgcgcaggaacagctgcgcaggaacagctgcgcaggaacagctgcgcaggaacaggtgcgcaggaacaggtgcgcaggaacaggtgcggaggaacaggtgcgcaggaacagctgcgcaggaacaggtgcgcaggagcaggtgcgcaggaacagctgcgcaggaacagctgcgcaggaacagctgcgcaggaacaggtgcgcaggaacaggtgctcaggaacaggtgcgcaggaacagctgcgcagaaacagctgcgcagaaacagctgcgcagaaacagctgcgcagaaacagctgcgcagaaacagctgcgcagaaacagctgcgcagaaacagctgcgcagaaacagctgcgcagaaacagctccgcagagacagctgcgcagagacagctgcgcagagacagctgcgcagagacatctgcgcagttacagctgcgcagaaacagctgcgcagaaacagctgcgcagaaacagctgcgcagaaacagctgcgcagaaacagctgcgcagaaacagctgcgcagaaacagctgcgcagaaacagctgcgcagaaatagctgcgcagaaacagatgcgaagaaacagctgcgcagaaacagctgcgcagaaacagctgcgcagaaacagcggcgcagaaacagcggcgcagaaacagctgcgcaggaacagctgcgcaggaacagctgcgcagaaacagctgcgcagaaacagctgcgcaggaacagctgcgcagaaacagctgcgcagaaacagctgcgcaggaacaggtgcggaggaacaggtgcgcaggaacagctgcgcaggaacaggtgcgcaggaacagctgcgcaggaacagctgcgcaggaacagctgcgcaggaacagctgcgcagaaactgctgcgcagaaactgctgcgcagaaactgctgcgcagaaacagctgcgcaggaacagctgcgcaggaacagctgcgcagaaactgctgcgcaggaacagctgcgcaggaacagctgcgcaggaacagctgcgcagaaacagcggcgcagaaacactctatagcctccggttacaggagcgtacctccatgttcaatgttttttgggcagttgaacat ctgcgcagaagcggctgcgcaggaacagctgcgcagaagcggctgcgcagaagcggctgcgcagaagcggctgcgcagaagcggctgcgcagaaacggctgcgcagaagcggctgcgcagaagcggctgcgcacaagcggctgcgcacaagcggctgcgcagaagcggctgcgcagaagcggctgcgcagaagcgcctgcgcagaagcggctgcgcagaagcggctgcgcagaagcggctgcgcagaagcggctgcgcagaagcggctgcgcagaagcggctgcgcagaagcggctgcgcagaagcggctgcgcagaagcggctgcgcagaagcgcctgcgcagaagcggctgcgcagaagcggctgcgcagaagcggctgcgcagaaacggctgcgcagaaacggctgcgcagaaacggctgcgcagaaacggctgcgcagaatcggctgcgcagcagcggctgcgcagaagcggctgcgcagaagcggctgcgcagaagcggctgcgcagaagcggctgcgcagaagcggctgcgcagaagcggctgcgcagaaacagctgcgcagatgcagctgcgcagaaacagctgcgcagaaacagctgcgcagaaacagctgcgcagaaacagctgcgcagaagcggctgcgcagaagcggctgcgcagaagcggctgcgcagaagcggctgcgcagaagcggctgcgcagatgcagctgcgcagaaacagctgcgcagaaacagctgcgcagaaacagctgcgcagaaacaactgcgcagaagcggctgcgcagaagcggctgcgcagaagcggctgcgctgaagcggctgcgcagaagcggctgcgcagaagcggctgcgcggtagcggctgcgcggaagcggctgcgcggaagcggctgcgcggaaacggctgcgcggaaacggctgcgcggaagcggctgcgcggaagcggctgcgcggaagcggctgcgcggaagcggctgcgcggaagcggctgcgcggaagcggctgcgcggaagcggctgcgcagaagcggctgcgcagaagcggctgcgcagaagcggctgcgcagaagcggctgcgcagaagcggctgcgcagaaacggctgcgcagaaacggctgcgcagaaacggctgcgcagaaacggctgcgcagaaacggctgcgcagaaacggctgcgcagaaacggctgcgcagaagcggctgcgcagaagcggctgcgcagaagcggctgcgcagaagcggctgcgcagaagcagctgcgcagaagcagctgcgcagaagcagctgcgcagaagcagctgcgcagaagcagctgcgcagaagcagctgcgcagaagcagctgcgcagaaacagctgcgcaggaacagctgcgcaggaacagctgcgcaggaacagctgcgcaggaacagctgcgcaggaacagctgcgcaggaacagctgcgcaggaacagctgcgcaggaacagctgcgcaggaacagctgcgcaggaacagctgcgcaggaacagctgcgcaggaacagctgcgcagaaacagctgcgctggaacagctgcgcaggaacagctgcgcaggaacagctgcgcaggaacagctgcgcagaaacagctgcgcagaaacagctgcgcaggaacagctgcgcaggaacagctgcgcaggaacagctgcgcaggaacagctgcgcagaaactgctgcgcagaaactgctgcgcagaaactgctgcgcagaaacagctgcgcaggaacagctgcgcaggaacagctgcgcaggaacagctgcgcaggaacagctgcgcagaaacaactgcgcagaaatagctgcgcaggaacagctgcgcagaaacagctgcgcagaaacagctgcgcagaaacagcttcgcagaaacagctgcgcagaaacagctgcgcagaaacaactgcgcagaaacagctgcgcaggaacagctgcgcagaaacagctgcgcagaaacagctgcgcagaaacagctgcgcaggaacagctgcgcagaaacagctgcgcaggaacagctgcgcagaaacagctgcgcagaaacagctgcgcagaaacagctgcgcagaaacagctgcgcagaaacagctgcgcagaaacagctgcgcagaaacagctgcgcagaaacagctgcgcaggaacagctgcgcagaaacagctgcgcaggaacagctgcgcaggaacggctgcgcagaaacggctgcgcagaaacggctgcgcagaaacggcagcgcagaaacggctgcgcagaaacggctgcgcagaagcagctgcgcagaagcagctgcgcagaagcagctgcgcagaagcagctgcgcagaagcagctgcgcagaagcagctgcgcggaagcagctgcgcggaagcagctgcgcggaagcagctgcgcagaagcagctgcgcagaagcagctgcgcagaaacagctgcgcagaaacagctgcgcaggaacagctgcgcaggaacagctgcgcaggaacagctgcgcaggaacagctgcgcaggaacagctgcgcaggaacagctgcgcaggaacagctgcgcaggaacagctgcgcaggaacagctgcgcaggaacagctgcgcaggaacagctgcgcaggaacagctgcgcaggaacagctgcgcagaaacagctgcgcagaaacagctgcgcaggaacagctgcgcaggaacagctgcgcaggaacagctgcgcaggaacagctgcgcaggaacagctgcgcagaaacagctgcgcaggaacagctgcgcaggaacagctgcgcaggaacaggtgcgcaggaacaggtgcgcaggaacaggtgcggaggaacaggtgcgcaggaacagctgcgcaggaacaggtgcgcaggaacagctgcgcaggaacagctgcgcaggaacagctgcgcaggaacagctgcgcagaaactgctgcgcagaaactgctgcgcagaaactgctgcgcagaaacagctgcgcaggaacagctgcgcaggaacagctgcgcagaaactgctgcgcagaaactgctgcgcagaaactgctgcgcagaaacagctgcgcaggaacagctgcgcaggaacagctgcgcaggaacagctgcgcaggaacagctgcgcagaaacagctgcgcagaaacagctgcgcaggaacagctgcgcaggaacagctgcgcaggaacagctgcgcagaaactgctgcgcagaaactgctgcgcagaaactgctgcgcagaaacagctgcgcagaaacagctgcgcaggaacagctgcgcaggaacagctgcgcaggaacagctgcgcaggaacagctgcgcaggaacagctgcgcaggaacagctgcgcaggaacagctgcgcagaaacagctgcgcagaaacagctgcgcaggaacagctgcgcagaaacggctgcgcaggaacggctgcgcaggaacggctgcgcagaaacggctgcgcagaaacggctgcgcagaaacggcagcgcagaaacggctgcgcagaaacggctgcgcagaaacggctgcgcagaagcagctgcgcagaagcagctgcgcagaagcagctgcgcagaagcagctgcgcagaagcagctgcgcagaagcagctgcgcagaagcagctgcgcagaagcagctgcgcagaagcagctgcgcagaagcagctgcgcagaagcagctgcgcagaagcagctgcgcagaagcagctgcgcagaaacagctgcgcagaaacagctgcgcaggaacagctgcgcaggaacagctgcgcaggaacagctgcgcaggaacagctgcgcaggaacagctgcgcaggaacagctgcgcaggaacagctgcgcaggaacaggtgcgcaggaacagctgcgcaggaacagctgcgcaggaacagctgcgcaggaacagctgcgcaggaacagctgcgcaggaacagcagcgcagaaacagccgcgcagaaacagccgcgcagaaacagcctcgcagaaacagccgcgcagaaacagccgcgcagcaacagccgcgcagcaacagccgcgcagcaacagccgcgcaggaacagccgcgcaggaacagccgcgcaggaacagccgcgcaggaacagccgcgcaggaacagctgcgcaggaacagctgcgcagaaacagctgcgcagaaacagctgcgcaggaacagctgcgcaggaacagctgcgcagaaacagctgcgcagaaacagctgcgcaggaacagctgcgcaggaacagctgcgcagaaacagctgcgcagaaacagctgcgcagaaacagctgcgcagaaacagctgcgcagaaacagctgcgcagaaacagctgcgcaggaacagctgcgcagaaacagctgcgcagaaacagctgcgcagaaacagctgcgcagaaacagcttcgcagaaacagctgcgcagaaacagctgcgcagaaacagctgcgcagaaacagctgcgcaggaacagctgcgcagaaacagctgcgcagaaacagctgcgcagaaacagctgcgcaggaacagctgcgcagaaacagctgcgcagaaacagctgcgcaggaacagctgcgcagaaacggctgcgcagaaacggctgcgcagaaacagctgcgcagaaacagcttcgcagaaacagctgcgcaggaacagctgcgcagaaacagctgcgcagaagcagctgcgcagaaacagctgcgcagaaacagctgcgcagaaacagctgcgcagaaacagctgcgcagaaacagctgcgcaggaacagctgcgcagaaacagctgcgcaggagctgctgcgcaggaacagctgtgcaggagcagctgcgcaggaacagctgcgcaggaacagctgcgcaggaacagctgcgcaggaacagctgcgcaggaacagctgcgcaggaacagctgcgcaggaacaggtgcgcaggaacaggtgcgcaggaacagctgcgcaggaacagctgcgcaggaacaggtgcgcacgaacagctgcgcaggaacaggtgcgcaggaacaggtgcgcaggaacaggtgcgcaggaacagctgcgcaggaacaggtgcgcaggaacagctgcgcaggaacagctgcgcagggacagctgcgcaggaacaggtgcgcaggaacaggtgcgcaggaacagctgcgcagtaacagctgcgcagaaacagccgcgcagaaacagccgcgcagaaacagctgcgcagaaacagctgcgcagaaacagctgcgcagaaacagctgcgcagaaacagctgcgcagaaacagctgcgcagagacagctgcgcagagacagctgcgcagagacagctgcgcagagacagctgcgcagaaacagctgcgcagaaacagctgcgcagaaacagctgcgcagaaacagctgcgcagaaacagctgcgcagaaacagctgcgcagaaacagctgcgcagaaacagctgcgcagaaacagcggcgcagaaacactctatagcctccggttacaggagcgtacctccatgttcaatgttttttgggcagttgaacat ctgcgcggagacggctgcgcagaagcggctgcgcggaagcggctgcgcggaaacggctgcgcggaaacggctgcgcggaaacggctgcgcggaaacggctgcgcgggaacggctgcgcgggaacggctgcgcgggaacaggtgcgcgggaacaggtgcgcgggaacaggtgcgcgggaacagctgcgcaggaacagctgcgcaggaacaggtgcgcaggaacaggtgcgcaggaacaggtgcgcaggtacaggtgcgcaggaacaggttcgcaggaacaggtgcgcaggaacagctgcgcaggaacagctgcgcaggaacaggtgcgcaggaacagctgcgcaggaacagctgcgcaggaacagctgcgcaggaacagctgcgcaggaacagctgcgcagaaacagctgcgcagaaacagctgcgcagaaacagccgcgcagaaacagcctcgcagaaacatcctcgcagaaacagccgcgcagaatcagccgcgcagaaacagccgcgcaggaacagccgcgcaggaacagccgcgcaggaacagctgcacaggaacagctgcgcaggaacagctgcgcaggaacagctgcgcaggaacagctgcgcaggaacagctgcgcaggaacagctgcgcaggaacagctgcgcagaaacagcggcgcagaaacactctatagcctccggttacaggagcgtacctccatgttcaatgttttttgggcagttgaacatgtaa
- the LOC126218489 gene encoding uncharacterized protein LOC126218489, translating into MLLQCSLIRKSETAAQKRLRRNSCAEAAAQKRLRRSGCAEAAAQKRLRRNGCAEAAAQKRLRRSGCAEAAAHKRLRTSGCAQAAAQKRLRRSGCAEAAAQKRLRRSGCAEAAAQKRLRRSGCAEAAAQKRLRRSACAEAAAQKRLRRSGCAETAAQKRLRRNGCAETAAQKRLRSSGCAEAAAQKRLRRSGCAEAAAQKRLRRSGCAEAAAQKRLRRCSCAETAAQKQLRRNSCAETAAQKRLRRSGCAEAAAQKRLR; encoded by the coding sequence atgctgttgcagtgcagtctcatcagaaaatcagaaacagctgcgcagaagcggctgcgcaggaacagctgcgcagaagcggctgcgcagaagcggctgcgcagaagcggctgcgcagaagcggctgcgcagaagcggctgcgcagaaacggctgcgcagaagcggctgcgcagaagcggctgcgcagaagcggctgcgcagaagcggctgcgcacaagcggctgcgcacaagcggctgcgcacaagcggctgcgcagaagcggctgcgcagaagcggctgcgcagaagcggctgcgcagaagcggctgcgcagaagcggctgcgcagaagcggctgcgcagaagcggctgcgcagaagcggctgcgcagaagcggctgcgcagaagcggctgcgcagaagcgcctgcgcagaagcggctgcgcagaagcggctgcgcagaagcggctgcgcagaaacggctgcgcagaaacggctgcgcagaaacggctgcgcagaaacggctgcgcagaaacggctgcgcagcagcggctgcgcagaagcggctgcgcagaagcggctgcgcagaagcggctgcgcagaagcggctgcgcagaagcggctgcgcagaagcggctgcgcagaagcggctgcgcagaaacggctgcgcagatgcagctgcgcagaaacagctgcgcagaaacagctgcgcagaaacagctgcgcagaaacagctgcgcagaagcggctgcgcagaagcggctgcgcagaagcggctgcgcagaagcggctgcgctga